The following are encoded together in the Microterricola viridarii genome:
- a CDS encoding MDR family MFS transporter, whose amino-acid sequence MTAASTEQPLLLTQRRIWIIFGALIAGMMLSSLDQTIVSTAMPTIVGQLGGVEHQAWITTAYLLATTIVMPIYGKFGDVLGRRNLFLIAIALFTLASIGAAFAGDFWTFVTFRAMQGLGGGGLMILSQAIIADIVPASERGKYLGPLGAIFGLSAIAGPLLGGFFVDHLTWQWAFYINIPIGIAAFAIAWFALTIPNKKATKRVDIAGVVTLSLATTLLIFFTDFGGKSDFGWDALETWMLGAGFLAAVAAFVWVESRAEDPIIPLGLFRNPIFINATAIGFTLGLGMFSAIAFVPTFLQMSSGASAAASGLLMLPMMVGMMGTSIWSGLAITKTGKYKLYPIVGALVTAAAMVAMTSLAATTPIWLICVYLFVFGAGLGLIMQVVVLVVQNAVDPDMVGTATSTNNYFREVGASLGVAIFGAMFASRLSEKLTAIFTDSGAADAGNATATLDPQTLATLPDPVRDAIVTAYADSLAPVFWYLIPFILIAFVFALFLKQVPLSDQAGMVARGEAISGPEADALEAAQRASKAAGTDAVDSAEPVSVSTGSIATATGADDDLPAAGEPQRV is encoded by the coding sequence ATGACCGCCGCATCAACCGAGCAACCACTGCTGCTCACCCAACGACGAATCTGGATCATCTTCGGCGCCCTCATCGCCGGCATGATGCTCTCCAGCCTCGACCAGACCATCGTCTCCACCGCCATGCCCACGATCGTCGGCCAGCTCGGCGGCGTCGAGCACCAGGCCTGGATCACCACGGCCTACCTACTGGCGACCACCATCGTCATGCCGATCTACGGCAAGTTCGGTGACGTGCTCGGCCGCCGCAACCTGTTCCTCATCGCGATCGCGCTGTTCACGCTGGCCTCCATCGGGGCCGCCTTCGCCGGCGACTTCTGGACCTTCGTCACGTTCCGCGCCATGCAGGGCCTCGGCGGCGGCGGTCTGATGATCCTCTCCCAGGCGATCATCGCCGACATCGTCCCGGCCTCCGAGCGCGGCAAGTACCTCGGCCCGCTCGGCGCCATCTTCGGCCTCTCCGCCATCGCCGGTCCGCTGCTCGGCGGCTTCTTCGTCGACCACCTCACCTGGCAGTGGGCGTTCTACATCAACATCCCGATCGGAATCGCGGCGTTCGCGATCGCCTGGTTCGCACTGACGATTCCGAACAAGAAGGCGACGAAGCGCGTCGACATCGCCGGTGTAGTCACCCTTTCGCTGGCCACGACGTTGCTCATCTTCTTCACCGACTTCGGCGGCAAGTCCGACTTCGGCTGGGACGCCCTCGAGACGTGGATGCTCGGCGCCGGATTCCTCGCCGCCGTCGCGGCCTTCGTCTGGGTCGAGTCGCGCGCCGAAGACCCGATCATCCCGCTCGGCCTGTTCCGCAACCCGATCTTCATCAACGCGACCGCCATCGGCTTCACCCTCGGCCTCGGCATGTTCTCGGCCATCGCCTTCGTGCCGACGTTCCTGCAGATGTCCTCCGGTGCCTCCGCCGCGGCATCCGGCCTGCTCATGCTGCCGATGATGGTCGGCATGATGGGAACCTCGATCTGGTCGGGACTGGCGATCACCAAGACGGGCAAGTACAAGCTGTACCCGATCGTCGGTGCGCTGGTCACCGCCGCCGCCATGGTCGCCATGACCTCGCTCGCGGCCACCACCCCGATCTGGCTCATCTGCGTCTACCTGTTCGTCTTCGGCGCCGGGCTCGGCCTGATCATGCAGGTCGTCGTCCTGGTCGTGCAGAATGCCGTCGACCCCGACATGGTCGGCACCGCCACCAGCACGAACAACTACTTCCGTGAGGTGGGTGCATCGCTCGGTGTCGCCATCTTCGGTGCGATGTTCGCCTCGCGCCTCTCCGAGAAGCTCACCGCGATCTTCACCGACTCGGGTGCGGCGGATGCCGGCAACGCGACGGCGACGCTGGACCCGCAGACCCTCGCCACGCTGCCGGACCCGGTGCGCGACGCCATCGTCACCGCCTACGCAGACTCGCTGGCGCCGGTGTTCTGGTACCTGATCCCGTTCATCCTGATCGCCTTCGTGTTCGCGCTGTTCCTCAAGCAGGTGCCGCTCTCAGACCAGGCCGGCATGGTTGCGCGTGGCGAGGCCATCAGTGGTCCAGAGGCCGACGCGCTCGAGGCCGCACAGCGCGCCAGCAAGGCAGCGGGCACCGACGCGGTCGACAGCGCGGAGCCCGTCAGCGTCAGCACCGGCTCGATCGCGACGGCCACCGGCGCCGACGACGACTTGCCGGCAGCCGGCGAGCCCCAGCGGGTCTAG
- a CDS encoding amidohydrolase, producing MSKEAKRVAITARLSVGDGDPRVAAANAIFQDVVELIRSNGMEPVIIRDAELPEGIEGIVLPGGGDIDPALYAGEPCDALYDVNPEQDALDLAVARYAIEQKLPVLGICRGAQILNVAQGGTLYADLAPSDVHHYHVPAEGEELKFLWHDVAVEPSQLRDALGAPTISVATGHHQGIDQIGDGLRITARADDGLAEAFEDETGRILGVQWHPEAPDTPRPNRTRRSSRWHAHSREKRTMPELSQVEQAKQRAAQTLTSAQDTVLGLHRTIHAHPELGLEEHAAARALVAAVAELGFDAELGLGSLPTAVRAEAGSGELVITLCAEYDALPEIGHGCGHNVIAGAAFGAFAALAPLADELGVTVRLLGTPAEENAGGKVTMLNEGAFDGTHAALMVHPAGEDVPWMDPLASGILMVEFTGREAHASAMPWMGANALDAMTIMLTAIGLARQQLEPYQQIHGVIDHAGSAPNVIPGSASGRWMVRAADKDSLQRVVDVVRRCAEAGALAAAVTVSITEGPFRYENLTPDAELTAAYIENLARVGRTAAAPWPKAGSTDMGNISQRFPSIHPMLGLGEPGVVIHTPALAALAGSAAGDAAVLDGAILLAATAIDAALTPQLRARLLSDSPLATEATQKG from the coding sequence ATGAGCAAAGAAGCAAAACGCGTCGCCATCACGGCAAGGCTATCGGTGGGCGACGGAGACCCGCGCGTCGCCGCGGCGAATGCCATCTTCCAGGATGTGGTCGAGCTGATCCGTTCCAACGGAATGGAGCCGGTGATCATTCGCGACGCCGAGCTGCCCGAGGGCATCGAGGGCATCGTGCTGCCCGGCGGTGGAGACATCGACCCCGCCCTGTACGCCGGCGAGCCCTGCGATGCGCTCTACGACGTGAACCCAGAGCAGGATGCGCTCGACCTCGCCGTGGCCCGGTACGCGATCGAGCAGAAGCTGCCCGTCCTCGGCATCTGCCGTGGCGCCCAGATCCTCAACGTCGCCCAGGGCGGCACTCTCTACGCCGACCTCGCGCCGAGTGACGTTCACCACTACCACGTGCCGGCCGAGGGTGAGGAGCTCAAGTTCCTGTGGCACGATGTGGCGGTCGAGCCGTCGCAGCTGCGCGACGCCTTGGGCGCGCCCACGATCTCGGTGGCGACCGGCCACCACCAGGGCATCGACCAGATTGGCGACGGCCTGCGCATCACGGCCCGTGCGGATGACGGCCTCGCCGAGGCGTTCGAAGACGAGACCGGGCGCATCCTGGGCGTGCAGTGGCACCCGGAGGCGCCAGACACCCCGCGGCCGAACAGAACGCGCCGTTCCTCGCGCTGGCACGCGCACTCGAGAGAGAAGAGAACCATGCCTGAACTGTCGCAGGTTGAGCAGGCCAAACAGCGCGCCGCCCAGACCCTGACGAGCGCGCAGGACACCGTGCTCGGCCTGCACCGCACGATCCACGCCCACCCCGAACTCGGGCTCGAGGAGCACGCAGCCGCCCGCGCGCTTGTCGCCGCCGTGGCCGAGCTCGGCTTCGACGCCGAGCTCGGCCTGGGCAGCCTGCCGACCGCCGTGCGTGCGGAGGCGGGATCCGGCGAGCTGGTGATCACGCTCTGCGCCGAGTACGACGCTCTGCCCGAGATCGGCCACGGCTGCGGGCACAACGTCATCGCCGGTGCCGCATTCGGCGCGTTCGCGGCCCTGGCACCGCTCGCCGACGAGCTCGGTGTCACGGTGCGGCTGCTGGGCACCCCGGCCGAGGAGAACGCGGGCGGCAAGGTGACGATGCTGAACGAGGGCGCATTCGACGGCACCCACGCGGCGCTCATGGTGCATCCAGCCGGCGAGGACGTGCCGTGGATGGACCCGCTGGCCTCCGGCATCCTGATGGTCGAGTTCACCGGCCGCGAGGCGCACGCCAGCGCGATGCCCTGGATGGGTGCCAACGCGCTCGACGCCATGACGATCATGCTCACCGCGATCGGCCTGGCCCGCCAGCAGTTGGAGCCCTACCAGCAGATCCACGGCGTGATCGATCACGCCGGCTCCGCCCCCAACGTCATCCCGGGTTCCGCCAGCGGCCGCTGGATGGTGCGCGCGGCCGACAAGGACTCGCTCCAGCGGGTCGTCGACGTCGTGCGCCGCTGCGCCGAGGCCGGAGCCCTGGCCGCAGCCGTCACGGTGTCGATCACGGAGGGCCCGTTCCGCTACGAGAACCTGACCCCGGATGCCGAGCTCACCGCGGCCTACATCGAGAACCTCGCCCGCGTCGGCCGCACGGCCGCAGCGCCCTGGCCGAAGGCCGGCTCCACCGACATGGGCAACATCTCACAGCGCTTTCCGAGCATCCACCCCATGCTCGGGCTGGGAGAGCCAGGAGTCGTCATCCACACGCCCGCGCTCGCCGCCCTTGCCGGGTCGGCGGCCGGCGACGCCGCCGTGCTCGACGGCGCGATCCTCCTCGCCGCCACCGCGATCGACGCCGCGCTCACCCCGCAGTTGCGCGCGCGCCTGCTCTCCGACTCCCCGCTGGCCACCGAGGCCACACAGAAAGGCTGA
- a CDS encoding methyltransferase family protein, whose protein sequence is MPTAVRASLNPFTAGFRGGARLGRAYFAAQAIAGALWWLGVFTSDVVRTATLGELDAVAIAVFDVPLFVVASALAAAGSRAALWVLLPWTALVSAGMALYATITGLAGWGALLMIAAMLGSTAAGLLVTMGWIPAERLLVGPLGFRLARPAGRLGHLGRTGAQIVVFWGLFLVVLPAAIVLVEARWQLDIALPAAVRLIGLMLVVAASGLGLWAAFTMSTRGEGTPLPSAMPHRLVIAGPYRYVRNPMAVAGIAQGVAVGLIAGSWLVVVYALCGSLLWNWVVRPLEEADLESRFGADFVAYRRQVACWLPRLRPVPVPAATD, encoded by the coding sequence ATGCCGACCGCCGTTCGTGCCAGCCTGAACCCATTCACCGCCGGGTTCCGGGGCGGCGCGCGCCTCGGCCGGGCGTATTTCGCGGCGCAGGCCATAGCCGGGGCCCTGTGGTGGCTCGGCGTCTTCACCTCAGACGTGGTGCGCACCGCGACCCTCGGCGAGCTGGATGCCGTCGCCATCGCCGTGTTCGACGTTCCGCTGTTCGTCGTGGCATCCGCCCTCGCCGCCGCCGGCTCCCGCGCGGCGCTCTGGGTGCTCCTGCCCTGGACCGCCCTCGTGTCCGCCGGGATGGCGCTGTACGCCACCATCACCGGGCTCGCCGGCTGGGGTGCCCTGCTCATGATCGCCGCGATGCTCGGCAGCACGGCCGCCGGGTTGCTCGTCACGATGGGGTGGATTCCGGCCGAGCGTCTCCTTGTCGGGCCGCTCGGATTCCGGCTCGCCCGCCCCGCGGGGAGACTCGGCCATCTCGGCCGCACCGGCGCTCAGATCGTCGTGTTCTGGGGCCTGTTCCTCGTCGTTCTGCCCGCGGCCATCGTGCTCGTGGAGGCGCGCTGGCAGCTGGACATCGCGCTGCCCGCCGCCGTGCGCCTCATCGGGCTGATGCTCGTGGTCGCCGCGAGCGGGCTCGGGCTCTGGGCCGCTTTCACCATGTCGACCCGTGGGGAGGGAACTCCCCTGCCGTCGGCAATGCCGCACAGGCTGGTGATCGCCGGGCCCTACCGGTACGTGCGGAACCCGATGGCCGTCGCCGGCATCGCGCAGGGCGTCGCAGTGGGGCTGATCGCGGGCTCCTGGCTCGTCGTGGTCTACGCGCTCTGCGGCTCACTGCTGTGGAACTGGGTCGTGCGCCCGCTCGAGGAGGCCGATCTCGAGTCCCGGTTCGGCGCCGACTTCGTCGCCTACCGCCGCCAGGTGGCGTGCTGGCTGCCGCGGCTCCGGCCGGTGCCGGTGCCCGCAGCGACGGACTAG
- a CDS encoding AMP-binding protein: MAATDSTREHPGTTALRAARDQLLELRSDGAAARAEFRWPDVGPDFNWAQHWFDALAAGPDGTGNDGTALWIVEEDGSEARYSFAELRERSDRLANWLRAEGVRPGDAVMLMLGNRVELWDSMLAVLKLGAVILPSSVVLGPADLTDRVERAAVRFVIADPTDAAKFADVPGDYRGICVGAGVTGGPAAAPAGWLDMADAAGSPASAIQNTVGSGDPALIYFTSGTTSLPKMVVHSHLSYPVGHLSTMYWLGVQPGDVHMAISSAGWGKHAWSSFFAPWIAGATVFVYNYARFDAAALVAQLDRAGVMTFCAPPTVWRMLIQSEVRQKPHALRELLSAGEPLNPEVIGRIRDWWGLEIRDGYGQTETTALIGNTPGTPLVPGAMGHPLPGVSIALVDPLTGKPSETNEGEICLDLASRPLNLMTGYLGDPERTRSAMRGGFFHTGDVASRAADGTLTFIGRTDDIFKSSDFKVSPFEVESVLIEHPAVAEAAVVGAPDATRLNITKAYIALAAGALPDEATALAVLAHARAALPPYMRVRRIEFFELPKTASGKIRRVELRQREVDAAAAGLRAPGEWREEDFPGLKRG; encoded by the coding sequence ATGGCCGCCACCGACAGCACGCGCGAACACCCCGGAACGACGGCTCTAAGGGCCGCCCGCGACCAACTCCTCGAGCTGCGCAGCGACGGCGCGGCGGCACGCGCCGAATTCCGCTGGCCGGATGTCGGACCCGACTTCAACTGGGCCCAGCACTGGTTCGACGCGCTCGCAGCAGGCCCAGACGGCACCGGCAATGACGGCACCGCGCTGTGGATCGTCGAGGAGGACGGCAGCGAGGCCCGCTACAGCTTCGCCGAACTCCGCGAGCGCTCCGACCGCCTCGCCAACTGGCTGCGTGCAGAGGGCGTGCGGCCCGGCGACGCCGTCATGCTCATGCTCGGCAACCGGGTCGAGCTGTGGGACTCCATGCTGGCGGTGCTCAAGCTCGGCGCCGTCATCTTGCCCAGCTCCGTCGTGCTCGGCCCCGCCGACCTGACCGACCGCGTCGAGCGGGCAGCGGTGCGCTTCGTGATCGCCGACCCGACGGATGCCGCCAAGTTCGCCGACGTGCCTGGCGACTACCGCGGCATCTGCGTGGGCGCCGGAGTCACAGGAGGCCCCGCCGCGGCCCCCGCCGGCTGGCTCGACATGGCCGACGCGGCCGGCTCGCCGGCATCCGCCATCCAGAACACCGTCGGCAGCGGTGACCCGGCCCTGATCTACTTCACCTCCGGCACCACCAGCCTGCCCAAGATGGTGGTGCACAGCCACCTCTCCTACCCGGTCGGGCACCTCAGCACGATGTACTGGCTCGGCGTGCAGCCCGGCGACGTGCACATGGCCATCAGCTCGGCCGGCTGGGGCAAGCACGCCTGGAGCAGCTTCTTCGCGCCGTGGATCGCAGGCGCGACCGTCTTCGTCTACAACTACGCCCGCTTCGACGCCGCGGCGCTCGTCGCCCAGCTGGACCGCGCCGGCGTGATGACGTTCTGCGCGCCGCCGACCGTCTGGCGGATGCTGATCCAGAGCGAGGTGCGGCAGAAGCCGCACGCCCTTCGCGAGCTGCTCTCGGCCGGCGAGCCGCTGAATCCAGAGGTGATCGGCCGCATCCGCGACTGGTGGGGTTTGGAGATCCGCGACGGCTACGGCCAGACCGAGACCACGGCCCTCATCGGCAACACCCCGGGCACGCCGCTGGTTCCCGGCGCCATGGGCCACCCGCTGCCCGGCGTGAGCATTGCCCTCGTCGACCCGCTCACCGGCAAGCCGTCAGAGACGAACGAGGGCGAGATCTGCCTCGACCTCGCCAGCCGCCCGCTCAACCTGATGACCGGCTACCTCGGCGACCCGGAGCGCACCCGCTCCGCGATGCGCGGCGGCTTCTTCCACACCGGCGACGTCGCCAGCCGAGCCGCCGACGGCACGCTCACCTTCATCGGCCGCACCGACGACATCTTCAAGTCCAGCGACTTCAAGGTCTCGCCGTTCGAGGTCGAGAGCGTGCTGATCGAGCACCCGGCCGTTGCTGAGGCCGCCGTGGTCGGAGCCCCGGATGCCACCAGGCTCAACATCACCAAGGCCTACATCGCCCTGGCCGCCGGCGCCCTGCCCGACGAGGCGACCGCGTTGGCCGTGCTCGCGCACGCCCGCGCCGCCCTGCCGCCGTACATGCGGGTGCGCCGGATCGAGTTCTTCGAGCTGCCGAAGACCGCTTCAGGGAAGATTCGCAGGGTTGAGCTGCGCCAGCGCGAGGTCGACGCCGCCGCGGCGGGCCTACGCGCCCCGGGAGAGTGGCGAGAAGAGGACTTCCCGGGTCTCAAGCGCGGCTGA
- a CDS encoding TetR family transcriptional regulator yields MSESAKSVPDAAAPGLRERRMERTRRDLTSQARLLTVEHGLNGFTVEELCEIVGVSRRTFFNYFPSKEEAVIGHRDDGLDGEALTAFIEARPADCVGISPTLLDDLLDMVIVSLGQFRAEGGDLTTPEAVIAREPQLLGKFLREGAEMERLLASVISTREGLPEGDPVAEMTVAVLTAIVRRAASLYFRPDNTEEFTTHLKSSADATTALFAAALGR; encoded by the coding sequence GTGTCTGAGAGTGCAAAAAGTGTGCCGGATGCCGCCGCGCCAGGCCTGCGTGAGCGGCGCATGGAGCGCACCCGCCGGGATCTCACCAGTCAGGCCCGCCTCCTCACGGTCGAACACGGCCTGAATGGTTTCACCGTCGAGGAGCTCTGCGAGATCGTCGGCGTCTCGCGCCGCACCTTCTTCAACTACTTCCCGTCGAAGGAAGAGGCGGTCATCGGCCACCGCGACGACGGCCTGGACGGTGAGGCGCTCACCGCGTTCATCGAGGCCCGCCCCGCCGACTGCGTCGGAATCTCCCCGACGTTGCTGGATGACCTGCTCGACATGGTCATCGTCAGCCTCGGTCAGTTCCGCGCAGAGGGCGGCGATCTGACGACCCCGGAGGCCGTGATCGCCCGCGAGCCCCAGCTGCTCGGCAAGTTCCTCCGCGAGGGTGCAGAGATGGAGCGCCTGCTCGCCAGCGTCATCTCCACCCGCGAGGGGTTGCCAGAGGGTGACCCCGTGGCCGAGATGACCGTGGCGGTACTGACTGCCATCGTGCGCCGGGCCGCCTCGCTCTACTTCCGGCCGGACAACACCGAAGAGTTCACGACACACCTGAAGAGCTCGGCGGACGCCACCACCGCCCTCTTCGCGGCTGCGCTCGGTCGCTAG
- a CDS encoding FadR/GntR family transcriptional regulator yields MFSPIHSAGVSEAIVRRIGELIGSGELRPGDRLPTEAELSQAFEVAPMTVRAALQALRDFHLIETRRGRNGGTFIHADAAQAAYFQDDSMPTITEFADFTVWREAISGEASALVAGRIAAGELTEAEVQRLVELRDASHQAGLSSSAFRFADAEFHRYIAELCGSPRLLDAERSIQASLTKILRRMVQPPNVASLTTQSHTALCAALLAGDPERSRRELRAHVRSTVDVGVGLGYLRAD; encoded by the coding sequence TTGTTTTCGCCGATCCATTCGGCCGGCGTCTCTGAGGCGATCGTGCGGCGCATCGGCGAGCTGATCGGATCCGGCGAGCTGCGCCCTGGCGATCGGTTGCCCACGGAGGCCGAGCTGTCGCAGGCATTCGAGGTCGCGCCGATGACGGTCCGTGCGGCACTGCAGGCCCTGCGCGACTTCCACCTGATCGAGACTCGGCGCGGCCGCAACGGCGGCACCTTCATCCACGCGGACGCAGCGCAGGCGGCGTACTTCCAGGATGACAGCATGCCCACCATCACCGAGTTCGCGGACTTCACGGTGTGGCGCGAGGCGATCTCCGGCGAGGCCAGCGCCCTGGTCGCCGGGCGCATCGCGGCAGGCGAGCTCACCGAGGCCGAGGTGCAACGCCTGGTCGAGCTGCGCGATGCGAGTCATCAGGCGGGGCTCAGCTCCAGCGCCTTCCGTTTCGCCGACGCCGAGTTTCACCGGTACATAGCGGAGCTCTGCGGATCGCCCCGGCTCCTCGACGCCGAGCGCAGCATTCAGGCCTCGCTCACCAAGATCTTGCGCCGCATGGTGCAGCCGCCGAATGTCGCCAGTCTCACCACGCAGTCTCACACCGCGCTCTGCGCCGCCCTCCTGGCCGGCGACCCCGAGCGGTCGCGCCGCGAGCTGCGCGCCCACGTGCGCTCGACGGTGGATGTCGGGGTCGGGCTGGGCTATCTGCGCGCAGACTGA
- a CDS encoding PadR family transcriptional regulator — translation MVRKRSQTELAVLGALSLAPMSGYRVRAEILSTLGHFWAESFGQIYPTLARLEAAGLVARDANALYELTEPGRLRLTDLLREAPEGSPPRNGALLRLFFGRELGIDGCLELFDQLEREALEKLRVLAGIRAELDPSDPDERFALITVSAGEHSGRAALDWIAESRAALTAPPMRPGHPRLDRRAPGAAQSARR, via the coding sequence ATGGTTCGCAAGCGATCACAGACGGAGCTGGCGGTGCTCGGCGCGCTGTCGCTGGCGCCGATGTCCGGCTACCGCGTGCGCGCGGAGATTCTCTCGACCCTCGGCCACTTCTGGGCCGAGAGTTTTGGGCAGATCTACCCGACGCTGGCCCGCCTGGAGGCGGCCGGGCTGGTGGCCCGCGACGCCAACGCCCTCTACGAGCTCACCGAGCCCGGCCGGCTGCGCCTCACGGACCTGCTCCGCGAGGCGCCCGAGGGCTCGCCGCCGCGCAACGGCGCACTGCTGCGCCTGTTCTTCGGCCGGGAGCTCGGCATCGACGGCTGCCTGGAGCTGTTCGACCAGCTGGAGCGCGAGGCGCTTGAGAAACTCCGCGTACTGGCGGGGATCCGGGCCGAGCTCGACCCGAGCGACCCCGACGAGCGTTTCGCCCTCATCACGGTGAGCGCGGGGGAGCACAGCGGCCGGGCCGCCCTGGACTGGATCGCCGAGAGCCGCGCTGCCCTGACCGCCCCGCCGATGCGCCCGGGCCACCCTCGCCTGGACCGCCGGGCGCCGGGCGCGGCTCAGTCTGCGCGCAGATAG
- a CDS encoding MFS transporter — MSSTSETTTQADATAGTRPPTRQLLSGVVGMMLEMYDWQVFGFMAVYVAGQLFDPADPFAGLLNALLVFAVGFVMRPIGGALIGAYSDKFGRKSGMILGMYLLGAGSLVIALIPSYAQIGAAAGFILVAARIIQGLGVGGEQGAAVSFLSEIAPPGKRAMYNALGYIASSVAVLFAVLLAAVLPMLIGQEAMATWGWRIPFLLGALFTVFAVVMRRTMTETQLFTEAKQVNTERRSALTVLLTRYWKQSLITMLLISGSTFAYYVFVLQYATYANIVTGIQLSQAQMLTALVIVVFAALQPLFAWVSDRVGRRRVLLFSVLGVLVTSWPALFWVSADPAVVIGLQMLVVIPAAAGASVSNAALAELFPTEVRAVGVAFPYAIAVALFGGTAPYVMTWLGGQGLILPLALYGSVLCVFSLIAVLLMPDRAKEALHTEAISTSAGAGAAASY, encoded by the coding sequence ATGTCGAGTACCTCCGAAACGACCACCCAGGCCGACGCCACCGCCGGCACACGTCCACCCACCAGACAGCTCCTCTCCGGCGTTGTCGGGATGATGCTTGAGATGTACGACTGGCAGGTCTTCGGCTTCATGGCCGTGTACGTCGCCGGTCAGCTGTTCGACCCGGCGGACCCCTTCGCCGGGCTGCTCAACGCACTCCTCGTCTTCGCGGTCGGGTTCGTCATGCGCCCGATCGGTGGCGCGCTCATCGGGGCGTACTCCGACAAGTTCGGGCGCAAGTCGGGCATGATCCTCGGCATGTACCTGCTCGGTGCGGGTTCGCTCGTGATTGCGCTGATCCCCAGCTACGCGCAGATCGGTGCCGCGGCCGGCTTCATCCTCGTTGCCGCCCGCATCATCCAGGGGCTGGGCGTCGGCGGGGAGCAGGGCGCCGCGGTGTCCTTCCTCAGCGAGATCGCCCCTCCCGGGAAGCGTGCGATGTACAACGCGCTCGGGTACATCGCGAGCTCGGTGGCCGTGCTCTTCGCCGTGCTGCTTGCCGCCGTGCTCCCGATGCTGATCGGCCAGGAGGCGATGGCCACGTGGGGCTGGCGCATCCCGTTCCTGCTCGGCGCGCTGTTCACCGTGTTCGCCGTGGTGATGCGTCGCACGATGACAGAGACGCAGCTCTTCACCGAGGCGAAGCAGGTCAACACGGAGCGCCGCTCCGCGCTGACCGTGCTCCTCACCCGGTACTGGAAGCAGAGCCTGATCACAATGCTGCTGATCTCCGGCTCGACCTTCGCGTACTACGTGTTCGTGCTGCAGTACGCGACCTATGCGAACATCGTGACCGGGATCCAGCTGTCCCAGGCCCAGATGCTGACCGCGTTGGTCATCGTGGTGTTCGCCGCGCTGCAGCCGCTCTTCGCCTGGGTCTCCGACCGGGTGGGTCGCCGCCGGGTGCTCCTGTTCTCCGTGCTCGGTGTGCTCGTCACCTCCTGGCCGGCGCTGTTCTGGGTCTCCGCCGACCCGGCCGTCGTGATCGGGCTCCAGATGCTCGTCGTGATCCCGGCCGCCGCGGGGGCGTCCGTCTCGAACGCCGCACTTGCGGAGCTGTTCCCGACCGAGGTGCGGGCCGTCGGTGTCGCGTTCCCCTACGCCATCGCCGTCGCCCTGTTCGGCGGAACCGCGCCGTACGTCATGACGTGGCTGGGTGGGCAGGGGCTGATCCTGCCGCTCGCCCTGTACGGATCGGTGCTGTGCGTGTTCTCCCTCATCGCCGTGCTGCTCATGCCGGATCGCGCGAAGGAGGCGCTGCACACGGAGGCCATCTCGACCAGTGCCGGCGCCGGGGCGGCGGCCAGCTACTAG